One Armatimonadota bacterium DNA segment encodes these proteins:
- a CDS encoding histone deacetylase, whose amino-acid sequence MSAEVAYVTHPDCRLHDPGPGHPERPQRLDAIEQALEALPPADLPRMTTEPADEDALASVHSRGYIRRVRTLAEEGGGALDADTVLSRDSFRAARAAAGAARAAVEAVLQGRARAAFAAVRPPGHHALTDRGMGFCLFNNVALAAMRALDAGLPRVAIVDWDVHHGNGTQEIFYRDARVLVISLHQEEWYPGTGAVEETGEGDGVGWTVNIPLPPGTGDGGYRVVFEEVVIPLLQEAAPSLVLISAGYDAAVGDPLGRMRLTARGFWMMADLIRQARPDRGGVVAVLEGGYDLEALGQGVRATVQALAGQPARVAGPERELDEVPYAAIRSRVRQVRSVVREHWTI is encoded by the coding sequence ATGAGCGCCGAGGTCGCGTATGTGACCCATCCCGACTGCCGGCTGCACGATCCCGGCCCGGGCCACCCCGAGAGGCCACAGCGGCTGGACGCCATCGAGCAGGCCCTGGAGGCCCTGCCGCCTGCGGACCTGCCGCGCATGACGACGGAGCCCGCCGACGAGGACGCGCTGGCCTCCGTGCACAGCCGCGGGTACATCCGCCGCGTCCGCACCCTGGCGGAGGAAGGCGGGGGCGCGCTGGACGCGGACACGGTGCTGAGCCGCGACTCCTTCCGGGCCGCCCGGGCGGCGGCCGGGGCCGCCCGGGCGGCCGTGGAGGCGGTGCTCCAGGGACGCGCCCGCGCCGCATTCGCGGCGGTGCGCCCGCCCGGCCATCACGCCCTGACCGACCGGGGCATGGGGTTCTGCCTGTTCAACAACGTGGCCCTGGCGGCCATGCGGGCGCTGGATGCCGGCTTGCCCCGGGTGGCGATCGTGGACTGGGATGTGCACCACGGCAACGGCACCCAGGAGATCTTCTACCGCGACGCCCGCGTCCTGGTGATTTCCCTCCACCAGGAGGAGTGGTACCCGGGCACGGGAGCGGTGGAGGAGACGGGGGAGGGTGACGGCGTGGGGTGGACAGTCAACATCCCCCTGCCCCCGGGCACCGGCGATGGCGGTTACCGGGTGGTCTTTGAAGAGGTGGTGATCCCCCTGCTGCAGGAGGCGGCGCCGTCGCTGGTCCTGATCTCGGCCGGCTACGACGCCGCGGTCGGCGACCCCCTGGGGCGGATGCGGCTCACCGCCCGGGGGTTCTGGATGATGGCGGACCTGATCCGGCAGGCCCGCCCCGACCGCGGGGGCGTGGTGGCCGTGCTGGAAGGCGGTTACGACCTGGAGGCGCTCGGCCAGGGTGTGCGCGCCACCGTGCAGGCGCTGGCGGGGCAGCCTGCCCGGGTGGCCGGGCCGGAGCGGGAGCTGGACGAGGTTCCGTACGCGGCCATCCGCTCGCGGGTCCGCCAGGTGCGCTCGGTGGTGCGGGAGCACTGGACGATCTGA
- a CDS encoding DUF5658 family protein, with the protein MQTGASLHRDLWRWYASLLIANELDLVYTYVGLARGAFVEANPWLGPLLHTWWPIGIKAAALLLLAAGVALACRSAPARQARVVRALRLAAVVYAGVLTLHLLYLGVHARS; encoded by the coding sequence ATGCAGACCGGGGCCTCCCTCCACCGGGACCTCTGGCGATGGTACGCGTCCCTGCTCATCGCCAACGAACTGGACCTGGTCTATACCTACGTCGGGCTGGCCCGCGGCGCCTTCGTCGAGGCCAACCCCTGGCTGGGCCCGCTTCTGCACACCTGGTGGCCCATCGGCATCAAGGCCGCCGCCCTGCTCCTGCTGGCCGCCGGAGTGGCCCTGGCCTGCCGGTCCGCTCCCGCCCGGCAGGCGCGGGTCGTGCGGGCGCTGCGGCTGGCGGCGGTGGTCTACGCGGGCGTCCTGACCCTCCACCTTCTGTACCTGGGCGTCCACGCGCGCAGCTGA
- a CDS encoding S1 RNA-binding domain-containing protein, whose protein sequence is MTDDLSGERTPVTEEPVELHDRIPRLAERQIVTGTVVRVDTEGVLVDVGAKSEGLIPAAELAREGAAGGTLAVGDRVDVMVMRVEGEEGTIILSKRRADFELAWRRVQEAHQTGKILHAMVVDKVKGGLVVDLGLRGFVPGSHVDLSQAKGRRFEWFVGQSIPLKVLEVDRSKGRVVLSHRLAVEEERQRRKAELLATLQEGMVVEGVVKRLTDFGAFVDLGGADGLLPISEMSWTYIKHPSEVVRRNQRLRLTVLRVDPQTGRISLGLKQILEDPWQKVGEHFRVGDIVRGKVVRLVSSGAFVRLRDLDAFLPVSEAAERRVGRIEDVCKVGETIEAMITEIRPEERRMLLSVRKMERERERRRVKEVLRQQEAEARVTIGDIAGALLQQAVAAASRAPEPPPSDDDPRPEG, encoded by the coding sequence ATGACCGACGATCTCAGCGGTGAGCGCACGCCAGTCACCGAGGAACCGGTGGAACTGCACGACCGCATTCCCCGGCTGGCCGAGCGCCAGATCGTGACCGGAACGGTGGTCCGCGTCGACACCGAAGGGGTGCTCGTGGATGTGGGCGCCAAGTCCGAGGGGCTCATCCCGGCGGCCGAACTGGCCCGGGAGGGGGCCGCGGGCGGGACGCTGGCCGTGGGCGACCGGGTGGACGTCATGGTGATGCGGGTGGAGGGGGAGGAGGGCACCATTATCCTCTCCAAGCGCCGGGCTGACTTCGAGCTGGCCTGGCGGCGCGTCCAGGAGGCTCACCAGACCGGCAAGATCCTGCACGCCATGGTGGTGGACAAGGTCAAGGGCGGGCTGGTGGTGGATCTGGGCCTGCGGGGGTTCGTGCCCGGCTCTCACGTGGACCTTTCCCAGGCCAAGGGCCGCCGCTTCGAGTGGTTCGTGGGGCAGTCCATTCCCCTCAAGGTGCTGGAGGTCGACCGGAGCAAGGGCCGGGTGGTCCTGTCCCACCGCCTGGCGGTGGAGGAGGAGCGCCAGCGGCGCAAGGCCGAGCTGCTGGCCACCCTGCAGGAAGGCATGGTGGTGGAGGGCGTGGTGAAGCGCCTCACCGACTTCGGCGCCTTCGTGGACCTGGGCGGAGCGGACGGGCTGCTGCCGATCAGCGAGATGTCCTGGACCTACATCAAGCACCCGTCCGAGGTGGTGCGGCGCAACCAGCGCCTGCGGCTGACAGTGCTGCGGGTGGATCCCCAGACCGGGCGGATCTCCCTGGGTCTCAAGCAGATCCTGGAAGATCCGTGGCAGAAGGTCGGCGAGCACTTCCGGGTCGGCGACATCGTCCGGGGCAAGGTGGTGCGCCTGGTCTCCTCGGGCGCGTTCGTGCGCCTGCGGGACCTGGACGCGTTCCTGCCGGTGAGCGAGGCGGCGGAGCGGCGCGTGGGCAGGATCGAGGACGTGTGCAAGGTGGGCGAGACCATCGAGGCCATGATCACCGAGATCCGCCCCGAGGAGCGCCGGATGCTGCTGTCGGTGCGGAAGATGGAGCGCGAGCGCGAACGCCGCCGCGTCAAGGAGGTCCTGCGCCAGCAGGAGGCCGAGGCGCGGGTCACCATCGGCGACATCGCGGGCGCCCTGCTGCAGCAGGCGGTGGCGGCCGCCTCCCGCGCGCCGGAGCCTCCGCCGTCCGACGACGACCCTCGCCCGGAGGGCTGA
- a CDS encoding DUF402 domain-containing protein yields MSPAVIREVKVLPDGRRDEYACRLLDRSPTYAAVLYRSTAPRRVGPLRLPRGTLTYGYFWEGRPYTVYHWIAPDGRPLGYYVNIAADVRILPGEVRWRDLALDLLFSPDGQSVQVLDADEAARLPAPLRDRAEAGRALVLTHRDEILKEVAALTAFLRGRARQESAPRARTLIGSSSPRRHHRSDPSTQRRRARGER; encoded by the coding sequence GTGAGCCCCGCGGTCATCCGGGAGGTGAAGGTCCTGCCCGACGGCCGGCGGGACGAGTACGCCTGCCGGCTGCTGGACCGCTCGCCCACCTACGCGGCGGTCCTGTACCGGTCGACCGCCCCCCGGCGGGTGGGGCCGCTGCGCCTGCCCCGGGGCACGCTGACCTACGGGTACTTCTGGGAAGGCCGGCCCTACACCGTCTACCACTGGATCGCCCCCGACGGGCGCCCTCTGGGCTACTATGTCAACATCGCGGCCGACGTCCGGATCCTGCCGGGTGAGGTCCGGTGGAGGGACTTAGCGCTGGACCTGCTGTTCAGCCCCGACGGCCAGTCGGTCCAGGTCCTGGACGCCGACGAGGCGGCCCGGCTGCCGGCTCCCCTGCGCGATCGGGCCGAGGCAGGCCGGGCCCTCGTCCTGACCCACCGGGACGAGATCCTGAAGGAGGTGGCCGCCCTGACCGCCTTCCTGCGGGGGCGGGCCCGACAGGAATCCGCCCCCAGGGCGCGAACCCTCATCGGGAGCTCGTCGCCCAGACGGCACCACCGGTCGGATCCGTCAACGCAGCGAAGACGCGCCCGGGGCGAGAGATGA
- a CDS encoding thioesterase family protein, giving the protein METPPAPVVSTEVRVRYAETDAMGVAHHTAYLVWFEAGRTEYTRAAGLPYREVEEAGTRLVVVEAHCRYHRPARYDDVVVVQTRVRDLGRATVTFGYEVRRRDDGALLADGYTVHAATDAAGRVRRLPEEVRRALAGAGVSVGRGEDR; this is encoded by the coding sequence ATGGAGACGCCTCCTGCCCCGGTGGTGTCCACGGAGGTGCGCGTCCGCTACGCCGAGACGGACGCCATGGGTGTGGCCCACCACACGGCCTATCTGGTGTGGTTCGAGGCGGGGCGCACCGAGTACACCCGGGCGGCGGGGCTGCCGTACCGGGAGGTGGAGGAGGCGGGCACCCGGCTGGTGGTGGTGGAGGCCCACTGCCGCTACCACCGCCCGGCGCGGTACGACGACGTGGTGGTGGTGCAGACCCGGGTGCGGGATCTGGGGCGGGCGACCGTGACCTTTGGCTACGAGGTGCGCCGCCGCGACGACGGCGCCCTGCTGGCCGACGGGTACACCGTCCACGCCGCCACCGATGCCGCCGGTCGGGTCCGCCGCCTTCCGGAGGAGGTTCGCCGGGCCCTGGCCGGCGCAGGAGTGTCGGTCGGGCGGGGAGAAGACCGATAG